In Penaeus monodon isolate SGIC_2016 chromosome 7, NSTDA_Pmon_1, whole genome shotgun sequence, the following are encoded in one genomic region:
- the LOC119575607 gene encoding extensin-like has translation MDRPPQLWIIFPSYGPPPFITVVLNRTPFTSYGSPSPAMDPLPQLWIAFPSYEPPSPAMDLLPPAMDPLPQLWIPFPSYGSSSPAMDLLPQLCTSFPSYRPASPAMDHLPKLWITFPSYGSPAQLWIIFPSYGPPSPAMDHLPQLWTRFPTMDLLPQQWTSFPSYGSPSTAMDLFLQLWTPFPSYGPPFPAMDHIPQLWTSFPAMDILPSYGSPSPPMDHLPQLWTSFRSYGPPSPAMDLLPSCRPPSSAMDYLPQLWIPSPVVDLLPQLWITFPSYGPPSAAMDLHTDIPRQPPRAFPTPRGQVLAPLDAPGHHVAYKGLYTGEANNRPHTPAPCTVLPPAKEPPWPFGATNAPGTTQSFWCIGSSSGPTYRPPGSSQPEFPCQGDGFPLLSLPCIVLGLTALPPNRGPGNEEVGFGPPFPEFFPLPTSLSLGHTLGGKPYLPSPCSTVEGIKFLFRGRFPLPRHRLRLCPTPFPSPKNKPWKM, from the exons ATGGATCGACCTCCCCAGCTATGGATCATCTTCCCCAGCTATGGACCCCCTCCATTTATAACAGTGGTTCTTAACCGTACGCCCTTCACCAGCTATGGATCAccttccccagctatggaccCGCTTCCCCAGCTATGGATCGCCTTCCCCAGCTATGAACCTccttccccagctatggaccTCCTTCCCCCAGCCATGGACCCccttccccagctatggatccccttccccagctatggatcATCTTCCCCAGCTATGGACCTCCTTCCCCAGCTATGCACCTCCTTCCCCAGCTATAGACCCGCTTCCCCAGCTATGGATCACCTTCCAAAGCTATGGATCACCTTTCCCAGCTATGGATCACCTGCCCAGCTATGGATCATTTTCCCCAGCTATGGACCTccttccccagctatggatcATCTTCCCCAGCTATGGACCCGCTTTCCCA ctatggaccTCCTTCCCCAGCAATGGACCTCCTTCCCTAGCTATGGATCACCTTCCACAGCTATGGACCTCTTTCTCCAGCTATGGACCCCTTTCCCCAGCTATGGACCCCCTTTCCCAGCTATGGATCATATCCCCCAGCTATGGACCTCCTTCCCAGCTATGGACATCCTTCCCAGCTATGGATCACCTTCCCCACCTATGGATCAccttccccagctatggaccTCCTTCCGCAGCTATGGACCTccttccccagctatggaccTCCTTCCTAGCTGTAGACCTCCTTCCTCAGCTATGGATTAccttccccagctatggatcCCTTCTCCAGTTGTGGACCTCCTTCCCCAGTTGTGGATCAccttccccagctatggaccTCCTTCCGCAGCTATGGACCTCCata CGGATATCCCGCGCCAACCACCACGGGCTTTTCCCACGCCCCGCGGGCAGGTGTTAGCCCCACTCGACGCCCCgggacatcatgtagcctacaaaggtctttatactggggaggCTAACA atcggccacatacaccggcgcCGTGCACCGTGCTGCCCCCCGCCAAAGAGCCTCCCTGGCCCTTTGGCGCCACAAATGCCCCCGGCACCACACAGTCCTTTTGGTGCATCGGAAGTTCTAGTGGGCCAACATATAGGCCCCCAGGGTCTTCTCAGCCCGAGTTCCCCTGTCAGGGGGATGGCTTCCCCCTACTGAGCCTCCCCTGCATCGTGCTGGGTTTGACGGCGCTACCCCCAAATCGGGGCCCCGGGAATGAGGAGGTGGGTTTCGGGCCCCCTTTTCCAGAGTTTTTCCCCCTGCCCACTTCCCTTTCCTTAGGACATACACTCGGTGGGAAACCCTACCTGCcaagtccttgcagcactgtggAAGGCATCAAATTCCTATTTAGAGGGCGGTTCCCGCTCCctcgacaccgactacgtctgtgccctacccctttccccagcCCCAAAAACAAACCTTGGAAAATGTAG